A region of Pyxidicoccus parkwaysis DNA encodes the following proteins:
- a CDS encoding AAA family ATPase → MHDEAGEAREASSTGDAPRELHVEYDDAPVASGAVRSRNALGTRSPGMEPRVAPPTPVSPNPMLVLGRLKRGAVDPDGVPSVDVAATPAASQAEREAMQASVSAGKRREVWTPPAYLPEDLREALMAERSQYRAQLLQDVREVSLQSPTVLSLIPRPAADPDWSGGSVLGFHGEDCVFGGDVVHLDFESGRVFASPGHGDDVDRRALSAERWCYRPYDFAEALCRAASAYEERQPALLQALRRAAGEETPPALSEKDAEKLPVDRLWSQPWGCVWGPPGTGKTTAVADLIARSLRAFPNERILAVAPTNRAADELVMRVSALLEREPIPLRSLRSIFRGGTGASDALAKLPTVVVEDSQKGGKLRSSIEERERELLLQRIRGGPAHELAKLQAELRGLRGKVKDPTLKEAEKGDCPLMVLTVHRALRLVAELEGKQTFSRLVVDEAGMVTRAATALMAPLAERVTLAGDPKQIGPVSRAAEGSGKDTQKWLRASGLSHLEDAVKDAGRPDVLLLRIQHRMHPDIAKVVSHFCYGGALEDGDIVKARAARPAPVSAFAETRAGWVVLDSLTRDARRLTHGRGETGSGYQRELSANLAVSLAREAVRSGLSVLCVTPYRAQAALLRRLGNSSGLRGDVFSASTIHRQQGTQYDVVLVDTVAGGRPFPPHTLVPMLNVAASRARDYLLVLASRDEARAATIPQRFLTLLPRLRVLSSEPLKLEPLPLPQKPPPPPPPAPAPPASLGGEIEGARPARPLFTHEQVSLFERRFDDGHHLVRGVAGSGKTYVLAHWVARYLLEHEDTQVLVSFFNRALAPLVEKLLTEALVQRAGRERVRALRSRVAVKHVGALRRSEPGSFDAVFVDEAQDMDAKGLAMLYGLVRPHTLADGRQVRCFQLFMDDSQNVYGQIPIDMLKEQLPEGLSFRGRTRVLKETFRATRDILDIAFNVVLDPLRQHQTSEPGMREYMKVGELAREGLLWLPEETLEGLFRVQSTERGGVLPFVRGFASGASEARQVAKEIARLIREEGVHPGDILVVAPVMPSQYTEALTRAGVPAEAYGGKGGRDVTDFRVSGVDHVRATTVFSCKGHECPIVFFAGLDALDTVENWMAGGRERTAREIERIRRAMFYVGSTRAMKRQYLTGVRGARFLRVAAHYVETLGGLISSAPESAKE, encoded by the coding sequence ATGCACGACGAGGCCGGCGAGGCGCGCGAAGCGTCGTCGACGGGCGACGCTCCTCGCGAGCTGCACGTCGAGTACGACGATGCGCCCGTTGCGAGCGGAGCCGTGCGCTCCCGGAACGCGTTGGGGACTCGCTCACCGGGAATGGAGCCGCGCGTCGCGCCTCCCACGCCCGTCTCTCCGAACCCGATGTTGGTGCTCGGGCGGTTGAAACGTGGCGCGGTGGACCCGGATGGCGTGCCCTCGGTGGACGTCGCGGCCACACCGGCGGCGAGCCAGGCCGAGCGCGAGGCCATGCAGGCCTCGGTGTCGGCGGGGAAGCGCCGCGAGGTATGGACGCCGCCGGCATACCTGCCGGAGGACCTGCGCGAGGCGCTCATGGCCGAGCGCAGCCAGTACCGCGCGCAGTTGCTGCAGGACGTGCGCGAGGTGAGCCTCCAGTCGCCCACGGTGCTCTCGCTCATTCCCCGGCCGGCGGCGGACCCGGACTGGTCGGGCGGCTCCGTTCTCGGCTTCCACGGCGAGGACTGCGTCTTCGGCGGAGACGTCGTCCACCTGGACTTCGAGTCGGGCCGAGTCTTCGCCTCGCCGGGGCATGGCGACGACGTGGACCGCCGCGCGCTCTCCGCGGAGCGCTGGTGCTACCGGCCCTATGACTTCGCGGAGGCGCTGTGCCGGGCGGCCTCGGCGTACGAGGAGCGGCAGCCCGCGCTTCTACAGGCGCTGCGCCGGGCCGCGGGAGAGGAGACACCGCCCGCGCTCTCGGAGAAGGACGCGGAGAAGCTGCCGGTGGACCGGCTGTGGAGCCAGCCCTGGGGTTGCGTCTGGGGCCCGCCGGGCACGGGCAAGACGACGGCCGTCGCGGACCTCATCGCGCGCAGCCTCCGCGCGTTTCCGAACGAGCGCATCCTCGCGGTGGCGCCCACCAACCGCGCCGCGGACGAGCTGGTGATGCGCGTGAGCGCGCTGCTGGAGCGCGAGCCCATCCCGCTGCGCAGCCTGCGCAGCATCTTCCGCGGCGGCACGGGGGCGAGTGACGCGCTGGCGAAGCTGCCCACCGTCGTCGTCGAGGACAGCCAGAAGGGCGGGAAGCTCCGCTCCAGCATCGAGGAGCGTGAGCGGGAGTTGCTGCTCCAGCGCATTCGCGGAGGACCCGCGCACGAGCTGGCGAAGCTGCAAGCGGAGCTGCGCGGCCTGCGCGGCAAGGTGAAGGACCCCACGCTGAAGGAGGCGGAGAAGGGGGACTGCCCGCTGATGGTGCTCACCGTGCACCGTGCGCTGCGACTGGTGGCGGAGCTGGAGGGGAAGCAGACCTTCTCGCGGCTCGTGGTGGACGAGGCGGGCATGGTGACGCGCGCGGCCACCGCGCTCATGGCGCCATTGGCGGAGCGGGTGACGCTCGCGGGAGACCCGAAGCAGATTGGCCCGGTGAGCCGCGCGGCGGAGGGCTCGGGGAAGGACACGCAGAAGTGGCTGCGCGCCAGCGGCCTGTCGCACCTGGAGGACGCGGTGAAGGACGCGGGGCGGCCGGACGTGCTGCTGCTGCGCATCCAGCACCGCATGCACCCCGACATCGCGAAGGTGGTGAGCCACTTCTGCTACGGCGGCGCGCTGGAGGACGGCGACATCGTCAAGGCCCGCGCGGCGCGGCCCGCGCCCGTCTCCGCCTTCGCCGAGACGCGCGCCGGCTGGGTGGTGCTGGACAGTCTCACGCGCGACGCGCGCCGCCTCACGCACGGGCGAGGGGAGACGGGCTCGGGCTACCAGCGTGAGCTGTCGGCGAACCTCGCTGTGTCACTCGCTCGCGAGGCGGTGCGCTCGGGGCTGAGCGTGCTGTGCGTCACGCCGTACCGGGCCCAGGCCGCGCTGCTGCGCCGGCTGGGCAATTCCTCGGGTCTGCGTGGAGACGTCTTCAGCGCGTCCACCATCCACCGGCAGCAGGGCACGCAGTACGACGTGGTGCTGGTGGACACGGTGGCCGGAGGCCGGCCGTTTCCGCCGCACACGCTGGTGCCCATGCTGAACGTGGCGGCGAGCCGCGCACGGGACTACCTGCTCGTGCTGGCCTCGCGCGACGAGGCCCGGGCCGCCACGATTCCGCAGCGCTTCCTCACGCTGCTGCCGCGCCTGCGCGTCCTCTCCAGCGAGCCGCTGAAGCTGGAGCCGTTGCCGCTTCCGCAGAAGCCGCCGCCTCCTCCGCCTCCGGCGCCTGCTCCGCCCGCGAGCCTGGGCGGTGAAATCGAGGGCGCGCGTCCGGCCCGGCCGCTCTTCACGCACGAGCAGGTGTCCCTCTTCGAGCGGCGCTTCGATGACGGGCACCACCTGGTGCGCGGCGTGGCGGGCAGCGGGAAGACGTACGTGCTGGCGCACTGGGTGGCGCGCTACCTGCTGGAGCACGAAGACACGCAGGTACTGGTCTCCTTCTTCAACCGGGCCCTGGCGCCGCTGGTGGAGAAGCTGCTGACGGAAGCGCTGGTGCAGCGGGCGGGCCGCGAGCGGGTGCGTGCACTGCGCTCCCGGGTGGCGGTGAAGCACGTGGGCGCGCTGCGCCGCTCGGAGCCCGGTAGCTTCGATGCCGTCTTCGTGGACGAGGCGCAGGACATGGACGCGAAGGGGCTGGCCATGTTGTACGGCCTCGTGCGTCCGCACACGCTGGCGGATGGCCGGCAGGTGCGCTGCTTCCAGCTCTTCATGGACGACTCGCAGAATGTCTATGGGCAGATTCCCATCGACATGCTGAAGGAGCAGCTGCCGGAGGGCCTGTCCTTCCGAGGCCGCACGCGCGTCCTCAAGGAGACGTTCCGCGCCACGCGCGACATTCTCGACATTGCCTTCAACGTGGTGCTGGACCCGCTGCGCCAACACCAGACGTCCGAGCCCGGCATGCGCGAGTACATGAAGGTTGGCGAGCTCGCGCGCGAGGGACTGTTGTGGCTTCCGGAGGAGACGCTGGAGGGACTCTTCCGCGTCCAGTCCACCGAGCGCGGCGGCGTGCTGCCCTTCGTGCGTGGCTTCGCCTCGGGCGCGAGCGAGGCGCGGCAGGTGGCGAAGGAGATTGCACGGCTCATCCGCGAGGAGGGCGTGCACCCCGGTGACATCCTGGTGGTGGCTCCGGTGATGCCCTCGCAGTACACGGAGGCGCTGACGCGCGCGGGTGTGCCGGCGGAGGCGTACGGAGGGAAGGGCGGCCGGGACGTGACGGACTTCCGCGTGAGCGGGGTGGACCACGTGCGCGCCACCACGGTGTTCTCGTGCAAGGGGCACGAGTGCCCCATCGTGTTCTTCGCGGGACTGGATGCGCTGGACACGGTGGAGAACTGGATGGCCGGTGGGCGCGAGCGCACGGCGCGCGAAATCGAGCGCATCCGCCGGGCCATGTTCTACGTGGGCTCCACGCGAGCGATGAAGCGGCAGTACCTCACGGGCGTGCGCGGCGCGCGCTTCCTCCGCGTGGCCGCGCACTACGTGGAGACGCTCGGAGGGCTCATCTCCTCCGCGCCCGAGAGCGCGAAGGAGTGA